One window of Aliarcobacter lanthieri genomic DNA carries:
- a CDS encoding sulfite exporter TauE/SafE family protein: protein MTELLLGTITFLTSVIAAVVGIGGGMMLIAILPSFLPLNALIPVHGLTQVSSNLSRAFFGYKDIQYEVIPKFLIGSILGIALFAGVLSFISLEYVPLFIGVYILLSLWSQKFNEKIKRYENYYLAGFFQTGLSMVVGATGPLTMTLLFKDYNDKDKVVATGAALMSITHLLKVVVFIYFGFVFFDYIWIIIAMIFGAVLGSFVGTKARNLVDGKKFTIILKSLLTILAIKLIVDILIKMF, encoded by the coding sequence ATGACAGAGTTATTATTGGGAACAATTACATTTTTAACCTCGGTTATTGCAGCAGTTGTTGGTATTGGTGGAGGAATGATGTTAATAGCTATTTTACCATCCTTTTTACCTTTAAATGCTCTTATTCCAGTTCATGGACTTACACAAGTTTCAAGTAATTTAAGTAGAGCTTTTTTTGGCTATAAAGATATTCAATATGAAGTAATACCAAAGTTTTTAATAGGTTCTATATTAGGAATAGCACTTTTTGCAGGAGTCTTAAGTTTTATTTCACTTGAATATGTACCATTATTTATTGGAGTTTATATATTACTTTCTCTATGGAGTCAAAAATTTAACGAAAAGATAAAAAGATATGAAAACTACTATTTAGCTGGATTCTTTCAAACAGGGCTTTCTATGGTTGTTGGGGCAACTGGACCACTTACTATGACACTTTTATTCAAAGATTATAATGATAAAGATAAGGTCGTAGCAACTGGAGCAGCTTTGATGAGTATAACTCATTTATTAAAAGTTGTTGTTTTTATATATTTTGGTTTTGTATTTTTTGATTATATTTGGATTATTATAGCTATGATATTTGGTGCAGTTTTAGGTAGTTTTGTGGGAACTAAAGCAAGAAATTTGGTAGATGGTAAAAAGTTTACAATTATATTAAAATCACTTCTTACAATTTTAGCTATAAAACTTATAGTTGATATTTTAATAAAAATGTTTTAA
- the galU gene encoding UTP--glucose-1-phosphate uridylyltransferase GalU: MSNTNNPIKKCLFPAAGYGTRFLPATKATPKEMLPVLTKPLIQYGVEEALAAGIENMSIVTGRGKRAIEDHFDISYELEHQIKGTSKEHYLTEIRSVITKCTFSYTRQIEMKGLGHAILCGENLIGNQPFAVLLADDLCDAPTKGVLSQMVDLYKKYHCSIVAIEEIPKEDTNKYGVIAGNEIEPGIFMVKDMVEKPEPEVAPSNLAIIGRYILTPDIFDIIRETKPGKGGEIQITDALLTQAKKGMVLAYKFEGQRFDCGSIDGFVKATNYFYDKSIKEEKKVSGKK, from the coding sequence ATGAGTAATACAAATAATCCAATTAAAAAATGTCTATTCCCTGCTGCAGGTTATGGTACAAGATTTTTACCTGCAACAAAAGCAACACCAAAAGAGATGTTACCAGTTTTAACAAAACCACTTATACAATATGGAGTTGAGGAAGCATTAGCAGCTGGAATTGAAAATATGTCAATTGTAACAGGTCGTGGTAAAAGAGCTATTGAAGATCACTTTGATATATCTTATGAACTTGAGCATCAAATAAAAGGGACAAGTAAGGAACATTATTTAACAGAAATTCGTTCAGTTATTACAAAATGTACTTTTTCTTATACTAGACAAATTGAGATGAAAGGTCTAGGTCATGCAATATTATGTGGAGAAAACTTAATTGGTAACCAACCTTTTGCTGTTTTACTAGCAGATGATTTATGTGATGCACCAACAAAAGGTGTTTTATCTCAAATGGTTGATTTATACAAAAAATATCACTGCTCTATTGTAGCTATTGAAGAAATCCCAAAAGAAGATACAAATAAATATGGAGTAATTGCAGGGAATGAAATAGAACCTGGGATATTTATGGTAAAAGATATGGTTGAGAAACCAGAACCTGAAGTTGCACCTTCAAATTTAGCAATTATTGGAAGATATATTTTAACACCAGATATTTTTGATATTATAAGAGAAACAAAACCTGGAAAAGGTGGTGAAATTCAAATAACTGATGCACTTTTAACTCAAGCAAAAAAAGGTATGGTTTTAGCATATAAATTTGAAGGTCAAAGATTTGATTGTGGAAGTATAGATGGATTTGTAAAAGCTACAAACTATTTTTATGATAAATCAATAAAAGAAGAAAAAAAAGTTAGTGGTAAAAAATAA
- a CDS encoding exodeoxyribonuclease III, with protein sequence MAKRYKFISWNVNGIRAVDKKEALKWVDESNIDLLGIQETKSQKNQIPKSIFNKEFTFSTASESKIKGRSGTALFTDIITTFECNCPTVDILDEGRINEIHFTLGNKNIAFFNVYFPNGQSSQERLDYKMEFYDRFLEHCETLKKDGKSIIVCGDVNTAHTEIDIARPKANENTSGFLKMERDWITKFLEFGYVDTFRLINGDIKDKYSWWSYRANARANNVGWRIDYFYVSDDLKNFVKDAYILDNIEGSDHCPIGLEMEL encoded by the coding sequence ATGGCAAAAAGATATAAATTTATATCATGGAATGTAAATGGAATAAGAGCAGTTGATAAAAAAGAGGCCCTAAAATGGGTTGATGAATCAAATATTGATTTACTTGGAATTCAAGAAACAAAGTCACAAAAAAACCAAATTCCAAAATCTATTTTTAATAAAGAGTTTACTTTTTCAACGGCTAGTGAATCAAAGATAAAAGGGAGAAGTGGAACAGCACTCTTTACAGATATTATTACAACTTTTGAATGTAATTGCCCAACAGTCGATATTCTTGATGAAGGAAGAATAAATGAAATCCATTTTACTCTAGGAAATAAAAACATTGCATTTTTCAATGTATATTTCCCAAATGGACAAAGTTCACAAGAAAGACTTGACTATAAAATGGAATTCTATGATAGATTTTTAGAACATTGTGAAACTTTAAAAAAAGATGGAAAATCAATCATTGTTTGTGGAGATGTAAATACTGCTCATACTGAGATTGATATAGCAAGACCAAAAGCAAATGAAAATACAAGTGGTTTTCTAAAGATGGAAAGAGATTGGATAACTAAATTTTTAGAATTTGGATATGTTGATACTTTTAGACTGATAAATGGAGATATCAAAGATAAATATTCATGGTGGAGTTATAGAGCAAATGCAAGAGCAAATAATGTTGGCTGGAGAATTGACTACTTTTATGTAAGTGATGATTTAAAAAATTTTGTAAAAGATGCTTATATTTTAGATAATATTGAAGGAAGTGACCATTGTCCTATTGGGCTTGAGATGGAGTTATAA
- a CDS encoding MarR family winged helix-turn-helix transcriptional regulator produces the protein MDTKYFDDFYNLVKTDERYEIFAITFPLLVINKELFNKAEKDTKQKYDLLNVDVDVLASLYFRAKDYTMTPTDLYDHLVFSSGGMTKVLKKLEDRELIKRVSSIEDKRKSLVCLTIKGIDLIKEIMDSKMCKGEDFFSILDKKERENLKNIFAKVLYSLN, from the coding sequence ATGGATACGAAATATTTTGATGATTTTTACAATTTAGTTAAAACAGATGAGCGATATGAAATATTTGCTATTACATTTCCTTTATTAGTTATAAATAAAGAGCTTTTTAATAAAGCAGAAAAAGATACTAAACAAAAATACGATTTATTAAATGTTGATGTAGATGTTTTAGCAAGTTTATATTTTAGAGCTAAAGATTATACGATGACTCCTACAGATTTATATGATCATTTAGTATTTTCTTCTGGTGGTATGACAAAAGTTTTAAAAAAACTTGAAGATAGAGAACTTATTAAACGAGTAAGTTCAATAGAAGATAAAAGGAAAAGTTTAGTTTGTCTAACTATAAAAGGTATTGATTTGATAAAAGAGATTATGGATAGTAAAATGTGTAAAGGTGAAGACTTTTTTAGTATTCTAGATAAAAAAGAGAGAGAAAATTTAAAAAATATATTTGCAAAGGTTCTTTATTCTTTAAATTAA
- a CDS encoding AEC family transporter: MEHIFSSLIPIFSLIVIGYLFKRISFPSHEFWPMADKLTYYVLMPALLIFTLSKAKIDSNSITFILVSILAIFITMLILMIFNKISPTTNSSFTSIVQGGIRFNTYVFLALSGSIFGSNGLVLSAIIITFAIPILNVFCITIFALYSNNSKIDFIYLVKSIIKNPLIISCVLGALINFSGIILPISIENLLKILSSAALPLGLLSIGYTLVLKEIGSSKKDLTVTMIAKFIVLPVIIYFLAIYFDLDDLMISILVLFAIMPTAPSAFILARQLGGNLSLMTTIITVQTIIAALFLIVFLQYFN, from the coding sequence ATGGAACATATATTTTCTAGTTTAATCCCTATATTTTCCCTAATTGTGATTGGATACTTATTTAAAAGAATAAGTTTCCCTTCACATGAATTTTGGCCAATGGCAGATAAACTTACATACTATGTTTTAATGCCTGCACTTTTAATTTTTACCTTATCAAAAGCTAAAATTGATTCAAATAGCATAACTTTTATATTAGTTTCTATTCTAGCAATATTTATAACAATGCTTATTTTAATGATATTTAATAAAATTAGTCCTACAACAAATAGCTCATTTACATCTATTGTTCAAGGGGGAATTAGATTTAACACTTATGTATTTTTAGCTTTAAGTGGTTCTATATTTGGTTCAAATGGTTTAGTTTTATCAGCTATTATAATAACTTTTGCTATCCCTATTTTGAATGTTTTTTGTATAACAATTTTTGCTTTATACTCAAACAATAGTAAAATTGATTTTATATATTTGGTTAAATCTATTATAAAAAATCCTTTAATAATATCTTGTGTTTTAGGAGCACTAATAAATTTTTCTGGAATTATATTACCAATTAGCATAGAAAACTTACTAAAAATTTTAAGTAGTGCTGCTCTTCCACTTGGGCTTTTATCTATTGGGTATACTTTAGTTTTAAAAGAAATTGGAAGTTCAAAAAAAGATTTAACTGTTACTATGATAGCAAAGTTCATAGTTTTACCAGTAATTATCTACTTTCTTGCAATTTATTTTGATCTTGATGATTTGATGATTTCAATATTAGTTTTATTTGCAATTATGCCAACAGCACCTAGTGCTTTTATACTTGCACGTCAACTAGGTGGTAATTTGTCTTTAATGACAACTATAATAACTGTACAAACAATTATTGCTGCCCTATTTTTAATAGTTTTCTTACAATATTTTAATTAG
- a CDS encoding phosphomannomutase/phosphoglucomutase produces the protein MSSSIFREYDIRGIFEKELNEDIVKKIGYYLAKALIQRVPSAIYIAVGYDARLHSPILKDWLSSGINQAGLKVLDMGLVPTPANYFANFTEFDGLKCDGSVMITGSHNPPEYNGFKITLNKDPFFGEDIYALGREILNDKSIIPNNEKTINIDSKNKYIDYIVESFKHLKLENKKFIFDCGNGVAGVVLGEILTKLNIKHKILFEDPDGTFPNHHPDPSDEHTLEDIKKELATKEFDFGFAYDGDADRIALLSQKYNFKGDILAIFFSKHIKNPTVIGEVKCSQVMYDTINSYGKAIMYKTGHSNLKVKIKETNADFAAEVSGHLFFNDRYFGYDDAIYATFRALELIDQGFDFDKEYEALPQVYSTPEINITVTEDTKFKIIEDLKEALQNPSVNFPKIKDIITVDGVRVIFEKGWGLVRASNTTPKLVTRFEADTKENAKIYEECLINLFNKLQGK, from the coding sequence ATGAGTTCATCTATTTTTAGAGAGTATGATATTAGAGGTATATTTGAAAAAGAGTTAAATGAAGATATTGTAAAAAAAATCGGATACTATTTAGCAAAAGCCTTAATACAAAGAGTTCCAAGTGCTATTTATATAGCTGTTGGTTATGATGCAAGACTTCATTCACCTATTTTAAAAGATTGGTTAAGTTCTGGGATAAATCAAGCTGGATTAAAAGTTTTGGATATGGGGCTTGTTCCAACTCCTGCAAATTATTTTGCAAATTTTACAGAATTTGATGGTTTAAAATGTGATGGGTCAGTTATGATAACTGGTTCACATAATCCACCAGAATATAATGGTTTCAAAATCACTTTAAATAAAGACCCATTTTTTGGAGAAGATATTTATGCTTTAGGAAGAGAGATTTTAAATGATAAATCTATTATTCCAAATAATGAAAAAACTATTAATATTGATTCAAAAAATAAATATATAGATTATATAGTTGAAAGTTTTAAACATTTAAAATTAGAAAATAAAAAATTTATTTTTGATTGTGGTAATGGTGTTGCTGGTGTTGTTTTAGGTGAGATATTAACAAAACTAAATATTAAACATAAAATTTTATTTGAAGATCCAGATGGTACTTTCCCAAATCATCATCCAGATCCTAGTGATGAGCATACTTTAGAAGATATCAAAAAAGAATTAGCAACTAAAGAGTTTGATTTTGGATTTGCTTATGATGGTGATGCAGATAGAATTGCTCTACTTTCTCAAAAATATAATTTTAAAGGAGATATTTTAGCAATATTTTTCTCTAAGCATATTAAAAACCCAACAGTTATTGGGGAAGTAAAATGTTCTCAAGTTATGTACGATACTATAAATTCTTATGGTAAAGCTATAATGTATAAGACAGGACATTCAAACTTGAAAGTAAAAATTAAAGAAACAAATGCCGATTTTGCTGCTGAAGTTTCTGGACATTTATTCTTTAATGATAGATATTTTGGATATGATGATGCTATTTATGCTACTTTTAGAGCTTTAGAACTTATAGACCAAGGATTTGATTTTGATAAAGAGTATGAAGCTTTACCACAAGTTTACTCAACTCCTGAAATAAATATAACTGTAACTGAAGATACAAAATTTAAAATAATTGAAGATTTAAAAGAAGCTTTACAAAATCCATCTGTAAATTTTCCAAAAATCAAGGATATTATAACAGTTGATGGTGTAAGAGTTATATTTGAAAAAGGTTGGGGATTGGTTCGAGCTAGTAATACAACTCCAAAATTAGTTACAAGATTTGAAGCAGATACAAAAGAAAATGCAAAAATCTACGAAGAGTGTTTAATAAATCTATTTAATAAATTACAAGGAAAATAA
- a CDS encoding glucose-6-phosphate isomerase, whose product MKNNLYYPKISLSDEDIFLEIKKEREEIGYYSLPYTDTTSIKKELDNLDFKQKNIAIIGIGGSTLGTYAIYNFLKYHKQKNKSLKKEIFFFESTDPVNLNGTISQFDLEDTLFIIISKSGTTIETVSIFKYLMSIIKIDQSNLLVITEDDSKLNTFAKSNNIKTFDIPKNVGGRFSVLSNVGLIPLYLAGFDIDELLKGARHISTSFFEQYELYTHLIKKARTYYEYKDVYNINAVFSYSQLLEGFNKWYIQLWGESLGKIDANSTNQGLTPIGLLGPVDQHSFLQLIVEGKRDKTVTFIKIKDFKDDTKIAPTTLQGLEELDYINNLDFKELINLQADATIASVKEYKKDIPIDLIEIEEISEFEIGKLLFYYELLTSIVGKFLRINTYDQPGVEGGKIILKDKLKSKN is encoded by the coding sequence ATGAAAAACAATCTATATTATCCAAAGATATCTCTAAGTGATGAAGATATTTTTTTAGAAATAAAAAAAGAGCGTGAAGAGATAGGTTATTACTCTTTACCATATACAGATACAACAAGTATTAAAAAAGAGCTAGATAATTTAGATTTTAAACAAAAAAATATTGCTATCATTGGAATAGGTGGAAGTACTTTAGGAACATATGCAATATATAATTTTCTAAAATATCACAAACAAAAAAACAAATCTTTAAAAAAAGAAATCTTTTTCTTTGAAAGTACAGATCCTGTAAACTTAAATGGAACTATTTCACAATTTGATTTAGAAGATACTTTGTTTATAATTATATCTAAGTCTGGAACTACAATAGAAACTGTATCAATATTTAAATATCTTATGTCAATTATAAAAATTGATCAATCAAATCTTTTAGTAATAACAGAAGATGATAGTAAACTAAATACTTTTGCAAAATCAAATAATATAAAAACTTTTGATATCCCAAAAAATGTTGGTGGAAGATTTTCAGTTTTATCTAATGTTGGATTAATCCCATTATATTTGGCTGGTTTTGATATTGATGAACTTTTAAAAGGTGCTAGACATATATCAACTTCATTTTTTGAACAATATGAACTTTATACTCACTTAATAAAAAAAGCTAGAACTTATTATGAGTACAAAGATGTTTATAATATAAATGCCGTTTTTTCATATTCTCAACTTTTAGAAGGATTTAATAAATGGTATATCCAGCTTTGGGGAGAAAGTTTAGGAAAAATAGATGCAAATAGTACAAATCAAGGTTTAACACCTATTGGATTACTTGGACCTGTTGACCAACATTCATTTCTACAACTAATCGTTGAAGGTAAACGTGATAAAACTGTAACTTTTATAAAGATAAAAGATTTCAAAGATGATACAAAAATTGCACCTACAACACTACAAGGTTTAGAGGAGTTAGATTATATTAATAATCTTGATTTTAAGGAGCTTATAAATCTACAAGCAGATGCAACTATTGCTTCAGTAAAAGAGTATAAAAAAGATATTCCTATTGATTTAATTGAAATAGAAGAGATAAGTGAATTTGAAATAGGAAAGCTCCTATTTTACTATGAATTATTAACTTCTATAGTTGGTAAATTTTTAAGAATAAATACTTATGATCAACCAGGTGTTGAAGGTGGAAAAATAATATTAAAAGATAAACTAAAAAGTAAAAACTAG